The proteins below come from a single Arthrobacter sp. zg-Y1171 genomic window:
- a CDS encoding ABC transporter ATP-binding protein, translating into MLLRLVRENLAPYKGAVAAVVLLQLLQTVATLYLPTLNADIIDRGVVTGDTGVIMQVGGWMLAVTAGQVLCSVAATYLASRVAMSAGRNIRAALFTKVETFSSREVGLFGPPSLITRTTNDVQQVQMTLLMTFTMMVSAPIMGVGGVLLALNQDIPLSGILLLILPALFLVIGLVLKRLIPLFRRAQRQIDRVNSVLREQIMGISVIRAFIREHSEQERFAGANRDLTSTQLRVSQLLALLFPAAMLIANLATVAVVWFGAFRIDAGQMQIGALTAFIAYIMQILMAVMMSMFMIMMLPRAAVCAERIFEVLDTRTSVADAPGAGTLAYDGGRLTFTDVGYSYPGAEDPVLFNLSFEALPGETTAIIGSTGAGKTTLLNLVPRLLDSTSGSIAVDGQDIAGVTLSSLRRGIGLVPQRAYLFSGTIASNLRFGRPDATDAELWEALETAQAADFVRTAEGGLDHQVEQGGANFSGGQRQRLAIARALVVRPSIYLFDDSFSALDFATDARLRAALKPQTRDATVVVVAQRVNTITDAAKILVLEEGRIVGQGTHAELMESSDTYREIVASQLTAEEVA; encoded by the coding sequence ATGCTTCTGAGGCTGGTCCGGGAAAACCTGGCCCCCTATAAAGGCGCGGTGGCCGCCGTCGTTCTCCTGCAGCTGCTGCAGACCGTCGCCACGCTGTACCTCCCTACCCTCAACGCGGACATCATTGACCGCGGCGTGGTCACCGGAGATACGGGCGTCATCATGCAGGTGGGCGGGTGGATGCTTGCCGTCACGGCGGGTCAGGTCCTGTGTTCCGTCGCGGCCACTTATCTGGCGTCGCGGGTGGCCATGAGTGCCGGCCGCAACATCCGGGCCGCGCTGTTTACCAAGGTGGAGACCTTCTCCTCCCGGGAAGTCGGCCTGTTCGGGCCGCCGTCGCTGATCACCCGGACCACCAATGACGTGCAGCAGGTGCAGATGACCCTGCTGATGACCTTCACCATGATGGTTTCGGCTCCCATCATGGGAGTGGGCGGGGTCCTGCTGGCCCTCAACCAGGACATACCGCTCTCCGGCATCCTGCTGTTGATCCTGCCGGCATTGTTCCTGGTGATCGGGCTGGTGCTGAAGCGGCTGATTCCCCTGTTCCGGCGGGCCCAGCGGCAGATCGACCGGGTCAACTCGGTCCTGCGGGAACAGATCATGGGGATCAGCGTCATCCGCGCGTTCATCCGGGAGCACTCCGAGCAGGAACGCTTCGCCGGGGCGAACAGGGACCTCACCTCCACCCAGCTGCGGGTGAGCCAGCTGCTGGCCCTGCTGTTTCCCGCCGCCATGCTGATCGCCAACCTCGCCACGGTCGCGGTGGTGTGGTTCGGTGCCTTCCGGATTGACGCCGGGCAGATGCAGATCGGTGCGCTTACGGCGTTCATTGCCTACATCATGCAGATCCTGATGGCGGTGATGATGTCCATGTTCATGATCATGATGCTTCCCCGCGCAGCGGTCTGCGCCGAACGGATCTTCGAGGTGCTGGATACCCGGACCAGCGTTGCGGATGCCCCCGGGGCGGGGACGCTGGCGTACGACGGCGGGCGGCTCACCTTTACCGACGTCGGGTACAGCTACCCGGGCGCGGAGGACCCGGTGCTGTTCAACCTCAGCTTCGAAGCCCTGCCCGGGGAGACCACGGCCATCATCGGTTCCACGGGGGCGGGGAAGACCACGCTGCTCAACCTGGTCCCGCGGCTGCTCGACTCCACTTCCGGCAGCATCGCCGTCGACGGGCAGGACATTGCCGGGGTCACCCTCTCCTCGCTGCGCCGCGGTATCGGGCTGGTTCCCCAGCGGGCCTACCTCTTCAGCGGAACCATCGCCTCGAACCTGCGCTTCGGCCGGCCGGACGCCACCGACGCCGAACTCTGGGAAGCCCTGGAGACCGCCCAGGCGGCAGATTTCGTGCGGACAGCCGAGGGAGGACTGGACCACCAGGTGGAACAGGGCGGAGCCAACTTCTCCGGGGGACAGCGGCAACGCCTCGCGATTGCCCGGGCCCTGGTGGTTCGGCCGTCCATCTACCTCTTTGACGACAGCTTCTCCGCCCTCGACTTCGCCACGGATGCCCGGCTCCGGGCGGCACTCAAGCCGCAGACCCGGGATGCCACCGTAGTTGTCGTGGCACAGCGGGTGAACACCATTACCGACGCCGCGAAGATCCTGGTGCTGGAAGAAGGCCGGATCGTAGGTCAGGGAACCCATGCAGAGCTGATGGAATCCTCGGACACCTACCGGGAAATCGTTGCTTCGCAGCTCACCGCGGAGGAAGTGGCATGA
- a CDS encoding ABC transporter ATP-binding protein, with protein MSTPGVRGRPGAAATAKPENFASSVRRILVLMAPDRVRVAAVLVAAVVSVALAVSAPRILGEATNVIFDGFIGQGLPAGVSKDAQVQALRDSGERELADMLAAMDVVPGQGLDFGRLAGILLGVLGIYLAAFAFGWFQARVTARIVQNAMYRLRRDVDGKLFRLPMSHFQQQSRGDVLSRVTNDIDNLAQTLSQSLTQIITSVLTIMGVLAMMVSISPLLALIAVITVPVSALVTVLIARRSQAEFKTQWKSTGEVNGYIEEMFTGQDVVKAFGQQERIIEGFAPTNNRLYRSAFRAQFVSGIIMPAMTFISNLNYVAVAVVGGLQVANGQLSIGGVQAFVQYSRQFSQPLGQLGGLINMLQSGVASAERVFALLDAKEQQPDPSRPEHLKAVRGRVAFEDVSFSYSPDAPLIRNLSFTAEPGQTVAIVGPTGAGKTTLVNLLMRFYEVDAGRITIDGIDIARLRREELRGHIGMVLQDAWLFEGTVRENLAYGAPDATEEQIVEAAQATHVDHFVRSLPEGYDTVLGYDGGALSQGQRQLLTIARAWLSNPSILVLDEATSSVDTRTEIAIRLAMNALRQDRTSFVIAHRLSTIRDADIILVVRDGQIVEQGTHAALLEAEGFYTELYRSQFAEPAQDAGAEDDMPAPADPAGH; from the coding sequence ATGAGTACGCCGGGGGTACGGGGACGCCCGGGAGCCGCCGCAACGGCCAAGCCGGAGAACTTCGCCTCCAGTGTCCGTCGGATCCTGGTGCTGATGGCACCGGACCGGGTACGGGTAGCGGCGGTACTGGTTGCCGCCGTCGTCTCCGTGGCGCTCGCCGTCAGCGCGCCACGGATCCTCGGGGAGGCCACCAACGTCATCTTCGACGGCTTCATCGGCCAGGGCCTGCCCGCGGGGGTGTCCAAGGACGCCCAGGTCCAGGCACTGCGGGACTCGGGGGAGCGGGAACTGGCGGACATGCTCGCGGCAATGGACGTGGTCCCGGGGCAGGGACTGGACTTCGGCAGACTGGCAGGGATCCTGCTCGGCGTGCTGGGCATCTACCTGGCCGCCTTCGCGTTCGGCTGGTTCCAGGCACGGGTGACCGCCCGCATTGTGCAGAACGCCATGTACCGGCTGCGCCGCGACGTCGACGGCAAACTGTTCCGGCTGCCCATGTCCCACTTCCAGCAGCAATCGCGGGGAGACGTCCTCAGCCGGGTCACCAACGACATCGACAACCTGGCCCAGACCCTCTCCCAGAGCCTGACCCAGATCATCACTTCGGTCCTGACCATCATGGGCGTGCTGGCAATGATGGTGTCCATCTCCCCGCTGCTGGCGCTGATCGCCGTGATTACCGTGCCCGTCTCTGCACTGGTCACCGTCCTCATTGCCCGGCGCTCGCAGGCAGAGTTCAAGACCCAGTGGAAGTCCACCGGCGAGGTAAACGGCTATATCGAGGAAATGTTCACCGGGCAGGACGTGGTGAAGGCCTTCGGCCAGCAGGAGCGGATCATCGAAGGCTTCGCCCCCACCAACAACCGCTTGTACCGCTCCGCCTTCCGGGCCCAGTTCGTCTCGGGCATCATCATGCCGGCCATGACGTTCATCTCGAACCTGAATTACGTGGCCGTGGCGGTGGTCGGCGGACTGCAGGTCGCCAACGGGCAGCTGTCCATCGGCGGCGTGCAGGCCTTTGTGCAGTACAGCCGCCAGTTCAGCCAGCCGCTGGGACAGCTTGGCGGGCTGATCAACATGCTCCAGTCCGGCGTCGCGTCCGCCGAACGGGTGTTCGCCCTCCTTGACGCGAAGGAACAGCAGCCGGACCCCTCCCGGCCCGAGCACCTGAAGGCGGTGCGGGGGCGGGTGGCCTTCGAGGATGTCTCCTTCAGCTACAGCCCCGATGCGCCGTTGATCCGGAACCTGTCCTTCACCGCGGAGCCCGGGCAGACCGTGGCCATCGTGGGTCCCACCGGTGCCGGCAAGACCACCCTGGTCAACCTGCTGATGCGTTTCTACGAGGTGGACGCGGGCCGCATCACCATCGACGGCATCGACATTGCCCGGCTCCGCCGCGAGGAACTGCGCGGCCACATCGGCATGGTGCTCCAGGACGCCTGGCTGTTCGAGGGCACGGTGCGGGAGAACCTGGCCTACGGCGCACCCGATGCAACCGAGGAGCAGATCGTTGAGGCGGCGCAGGCCACCCATGTGGATCACTTCGTCCGGTCCCTGCCGGAGGGCTACGACACCGTGCTCGGGTACGACGGCGGGGCGCTGAGCCAGGGCCAGCGGCAGTTGCTGACAATCGCCCGGGCCTGGCTTTCAAACCCGTCCATCCTGGTGCTGGACGAGGCCACCAGTTCCGTGGACACCCGCACCGAAATCGCCATCCGGCTGGCGATGAACGCCCTGCGGCAGGACCGCACTAGCTTCGTGATTGCCCATCGCCTGTCCACCATCCGGGACGCGGACATCATCCTGGTGGTGCGGGACGGGCAGATCGTGGAGCAGGGAACCCATGCTGCGCTGCTGGAGGCCGAGGGGTTCTATACCGAGCTCTACCGTTCACAGTTCGCCGAGCCGGCACAGGATGCAGGGGCGGAGGACGACATGCCGGCGCCTGCCGATCCGGCCGGGCACTAG
- a CDS encoding GntR family transcriptional regulator — translation MTPDTTPVTAPTSAGNDAGVLAGVRIDASSSVPPYEQLRLQILDAVNEGRLAIGTRLPPVRALAGHLGLAVNTVAKAYRELEQAQVVTTRSRAGTVVAAGGDTGRGRVAEAAAAYAAAVRANGVSDDDAVSLLRAALG, via the coding sequence ATGACGCCTGACACAACCCCCGTAACCGCACCGACCTCCGCCGGCAACGACGCCGGTGTGCTGGCAGGGGTCCGGATTGACGCTTCCAGCTCGGTCCCGCCCTACGAACAGCTGCGCCTGCAGATCCTGGACGCCGTGAATGAGGGGCGCCTCGCCATCGGAACCCGGCTTCCACCGGTGCGTGCCCTGGCCGGACACCTCGGACTGGCCGTCAACACGGTGGCGAAGGCCTACCGCGAGCTGGAGCAGGCGCAGGTCGTCACCACGCGGTCCCGCGCCGGCACCGTTGTCGCGGCGGGCGGCGACACCGGCCGCGGCCGGGTGGCCGAAGCTGCCGCCGCCTATGCCGCGGCGGTGCGGGCCAACGGCGTCTCGGATGACGACGCCGTGTCCCTCCTGCGGGCGGCGCTGGGCTAA